The sequence TCAGGTGCTAAGCCAGATTATAAACGAACAACTAATTCTTGAAGCAGCTCGTGCTGAGTCAGTTCAGGTTGACGATGAGCTTGTCGAAGCAGAGTTCAACGCTCGCTGGGATTCGCTAATCAACAGGTTCGGCGGCGAGGAGGTGCTCGCAGAAAGCCTTAAGGCAGAGGGAATGAACATTAATCAGTTCAGGGTTCAATTGCGCCAGCAGATTAAGGATGGGCTAATGAAGCAAACGTATATACAGAAGCATTTGGGCTTCATTGAGGTCTCCGATGATGAAGTTAGGGAATTTTACGAGCTTTATAAAGATAGTTTGCCACCTCTACCAAGGCAGTTTTTCATTCAGGCTATATTAATTCCCCCTCAGGATGACTCAGTATGCTGGAAGCTCGCGAGGAGTGATGCGTATAAAGCGTATGAGTTGCTTAAACATGGAAAGCCGTTCAAAGCGGTTGCGGAAAGCCTTTCTGATGACCTTAACACGCGTGAATCGGGCGGTTATCTCGGGAAGTTTGCACTTGAGGATATACCTAAAGCGTTCAGAGCTGCTGTGTTGAAGCTTGGTGTCGGGAGTTTTTCGAAACCTCTTCGAGGGGACAGGGGATATCACATAGTCAGGGTTCTAAGCCGCAGAGGCAAAAAAGTTGAGCTGGCTCACATTTTTTTCGAGCGTCCGAGTCCTGAGGCTGCTGCAATGCGGATAGCCATGGCAGTTTACGATTCGGCAAGGTCGGGAGTTGAGTTTACCGAGCTTGTGAAGAAATATTCCGCGGATTCAGCATCTGCCGCTAAAAACGGAGATGTTGGCTGGATAAGCGAGGAGGCGTTGCCCAAGGAAATGCTTGCAATAATCGATTCAGTCGGGGAAGGAACTGTTTTACCACCAGTTCCTGAGAGGAATGGAGTAGCAATATACAGGATTAAAACTATATCCCCACCAAGAAAACTTTCTCTTGAAAAAGACATGGACATACTTCGTCGGTTCGCTAAACAGTGGAAGATGAACAAGCGTCTTGAGGCTATTATAGATGAGCTTAAAGAAAAGTTTTATGTGGAAATTCGTGATAAGCGATTAGAGCCGTTTCTAAAATAACTTGCGCAATTTAATAAAATTTGTTAATAAAAATTGTTCTGGATAAACGAATTGGAGAAACCATGAAGCTGAGAGAAAGAGATACATCGCCTATTAATAGGGTTCTTATTATAATGCCCACTTACAACGAGCGGGATAACATTGCAAGGATTGTTCCTGAAGTTCTTAAGCAGGACCCGCGAATAGACATGCTTATTATCGATGACAATTCTCCTGACGGAACTGGTGAGATAGCAGATTCTATTGCCGAAAAGAATCCGCGAGTCAAGGTTATTCATCGTGAGGGGAAACTTGGGCTTGGGACTGCATATGTTCGTGGTTTCAAATATTCACTCGAGCACGATTACGACCTTACTTTTGAGATGGATGCTGATTTTTCGCATCCTGTGGACAAGATACCCGAGATGATTCGCGCGGCGGAGGAAGGGTATGACCTTGTGATCGGCTCGAGGTGGGTCGAGGGCGGGGGCATAGAGAATTGGCCCAAAACAAGGTTACTTATATCAAAGTGGGCGAGTATATACACGAGGGCTATAACAGAAATGCCCATAAAGGACACCACCGCTGGCTTTCAGGCTTTCAGAAAGCGGGTGCTTAAAGCTCTTGACCTTGATTCCATCCACTCTGACGGTTACTCGTTTCAGATCGAAACCAAATTCAAGGTCTGGCGAAAAGGCTTTCACATAAAGGAAATACCGATAATATTTAAAGATAGAGAGCATGGAACCTCAAAATTCAGCAAAAGGATTATAATAGAAGCATTTTTTATGGTCTGGTGGCTTAGGTTTGAGCTGTTTTTTGGGAAGATTTGATAATGCAAAACAGCAGCGAAAAAATTGATACGAAAGCATCCAAGGCAGAAGCTAAGGAAACCTTTGACCTTGCGGTCGTTGTGGTGAATTACAACACCCGACTTCATCTTAAACGATGCCTTGTATCCCTTAAGGAAAACCCGTTTACCAAGGGGACTTTTAGGGTTGTTGTCGTTGACAACGGCTCCAAGGACGGCAGCGTTGCCATGGTCGAAAGAGAGTTCCCGTGGGTTATGTTAATTAAAAATTCGCGCAATCTTGGTTTTGCGAAGGGTTGCAATCAGGGCATAAAGGCAGTAAGAGCAAAATACTATCTTTTGCTCAATTCCGATGCGGCGATTCTTGATGATGCGTTGGATGTGTTGTTCGAATTCATGGAGAAAAATCCTGATATAGGGGCATCAGGTGGACTTATTTACACGGACGACGGGAAGATTCAACCATCGACGCTCATATTTCCTAAATATACCAACCTGCTTTTCTCGCGTAGCTCAATCTTCTCGAAAATCCCTGCGTTGAAGAAGAGAATGCAAAGGTTAAGGCGAGTACCCGACTTTATCTCGGATGTGGAGGCACTTGCTGGTGGTTTTCTTATGCTTAGGAGTGAAGCTTTAAAACAGGTTGGATTGCTTGATGAGAGGTTCTTCATCTACCTCGAGGATATTGACATATGTCGCAGGTTGAGGAAAGCTGGATGGCGCGTGGTTTTTAATCCCAACGCAAGGATACTTCATTCGTGGGGGGCATCATCCAAAAAGAGGCGAGCGAAGTCTTTCTTCTGGCATCATCTCTCTATGTTCAAGTATTTCCAGAAACATTATCCCTACCTTTTACCGCTTAATTTGTTGCTTTTTCTCGGTCTGATGACACATTATGTGACCTGGTTTTTTCTTTATTCAGTTTCAGAGTTTTCGCGTAACGGTAAGCCGGCTGACATCTTAAAGTTCGACATCAAAAATTCATCCTCAAGCGAGGTAAGCGATGTTCAGGATAGCTCAGGCAAAAGAGTTCGTGGGTAAGGAAGTAAGGGTCAAAGGATGGCTTTACAACAAGCGTTCCAAGGGTAAAATCCTTTTTTTTATAATTCGCGATGGCTCGGGTTACATTCAGGCCGTGGCTGTTAAGGGGGAAAGTCCTGATAAGGCTTTTGAGCTTTACGATGAACTCGGATTGGAGAGCTCGATAATTGTTGATGGTATTGTTCGTCAGGAGCCTCGTGCGCCAGGTGGATATGAGTTAGCATTAACAAATATTGAGCCTATCCAGATAGTAAGGGATTATCCTATTCAAAAAAAGGAACATGGTGTAGCATTCCTCATGGACCATAGACATCTCTGGATTCGCTCTCGCAAACAACGGGCGATATTGCGAATAAGAGATGAGGTAGAACGAGCTATAATAGATTTTTTCCACGAACGCGGTTTCGTGAGAATAGATACGCCGATTCTGACGCCTACAGCAGCTGAAGGAACGACTACCCTTTTTGAAACGCAATACTTCGATCTTGGCAAAGCATATCTTGCGCAGACTGGTCAGCTTTACCTTGAGGCAGCTATTTTCGCTCACGGTCTCGTGTATAATTTTGGACCTACATTCCGCGCGGAAAAGTCGAAAACGAGACGGCATCTGATGGAATTTTGGATGATAGAAGCTGAAGAGGCTTTCTACGATTTCGAGGATAACCTGAGACTTCAGGAAGACTTCGTTAGTTACATCGTAAGCCGTGCTTTGCACAACTGCAAAGATGAACTCGAAATTTTGGAACGTGATACGACCAATCTAAAGAAGGTTTCTCCACCATTCGAGCGGATAACTTATGATGAGGCAATAAAGCTTCTTAAGGCGGACGGTTTCCAGATAGAGTGGGGTGAGGATTTCGGTGGGGATGAGGAGACTGCGATATCGTCCCATTTTGAGAAGCCTGTTTTCGTTACTGATTATCCACGGAAGATAAAGGCGTTTTATATGAAAGAGAATCCCGAGCGTCCGGAGCTTGTGAAGTGTGCCGACTTGCTTGCTACCGAGGGATACGGCGAAATTATAGGTGGGAGCCAGCGCGAGGACGATTATGATAAACTGCTTGCTCGAATGAAGGAATTCGGGTTACCGATTGAACCCTATCAATGGTATCTTGATCTCCGCAAGTATGGTTCGGTGCCTCATAGTGGTTTTGGTCTGGGACTCGAGAGAACTATAGCCTGGATAACGGGTATATCGCATGTCAGGGAAGCGATACCGTTTCCAAGAGTGCTTTACAGGATTTATCCTTAAAAATCCAGTAAAGGGGGCGCTATAGAGCGGAAATAAAAGGTTTTGACAAACTCGCTTTTCTTAATTTATTATTCAAAACCAGTTAGGTGAATCATGTTCAGCATATTTGCAAGCTGGGGTGCTCTCGAGATTATTCTTGGTATTATCGCTGTAGCGGGAGTGATAATAATAATTGGTTCCCGCCTTACCAAGATAGCGGATGAGCTTGCTCAACTTACGGGTCTTTCCAGTTCGTGGATCGGTATAATATTCCTTGCCCTTATAACCTCGATGCCAGAGCTCGTATCGAGCATTACTGCTGTCGCCACAGGTAGCCCAGATATAGGAATAGGCAATGTTTTCGGGAGCAATATGTTTAACATGTTCATAATAGCAATATTGGATTTCCTCCAAGGACCTGGACCGCTCATGCTTTCTGTCAGCGCAACACAAATTTTACCAGCAGCGCTTGGAATTTTTCTTATGGCTATAGCAGCACTCGGGATATTCGCCGCGAAAAACATGGCTTCAGGAATTACATCTGAGGGAATAGGCTGGTTTTTTAGCATGCTTATATTTGCCGCATGGATTATCGGCACATACATAATATTCAAGTCGGAGCAGGAAACTGTCTCGGATGAGGCTTACTTCAGAAAGCGGAAAAAGGCAAGAATAGGAGGTATAATAGCGGAATTTTCTGTTGATGCGCTTATAATAATAATAGCAGGTGTTCTTCTTATAGGCCTTGCTGAGCAATTGTCACGCACCGAATTGGCATTTGGAAGCTTTAGATTCAGTCTCAAAGAGAGCTTCATTGGCACCATGATCGTGGCAGTAATAACATCACTTCCTGAACTTGTCGTTTCCATAAGTGCATACAGAATAGGTGCTGTTAACATGGCTATCGCCAACCTTTTCGGAAGCAACACATATAACATGGTTCTTATACCGATAATGGATGTAGTTGGCCGCAAGAGTGTTCTCGTAGCAGCAAGCCCCGTTCACATTCTGGCTGCTGGTTTCGGGATTGTCTTAATATCGATAGCGATAATGGGCGTTATTTACAGGTCGAGGAAAAGTTTCCTTTATCTTGGCTGGGATGCACTAACTATCCTTGCGTTTTATCTTTTTGGTGCATACATGCTATTTCAAGTCGCAATCCAACCTATACAGGGGACGATATGAAGCTCGCAAGAGTAGAAGGGAAAATTTATTGCACGGCACTTGACCCGAAGCTTATTGGCGTTAAATTATATGTGATACAGCCGCTTAATGAAAACCTCGAGCCGATGGGTAAGAAGATTATTGCGGCTGATGGCGTTGGTGCTCAGGAAGGCCAAATAGTTTTCTGGGTTGGTGCCCGTGAAGCTGCTACATGTATAACACCTGAAGAGAAACCTATTGATGCGGGAATAGTGGGAATAGTTGATGAAGTTTGAGAATAAGATGGCCGGGAATAGCAGAAATAAAATAGTTTTGGCTACAGTTTTAATCGCGGCTTTCGCTGTGATGCCTGTTTTTCTCTTTTATGGCTGTGCAGACAGGAATGTATATAAAGGCAAATTTATCTCGACCCGTGTTCCCAAAATGCCTATCGACGAGTTTCAGCATGAAGGCTGGACTATACTCGCGTTTGCCGATACGGTAAGCAAAGAATTTATTAAATATTACTTTTACTTATACAAGGATAGCAAGAAGTTGAGAGAGGTAAGGCTTGAGGAGGGCAGCGACGCCAAATTCTACCTGAAGGAGGTTGGTGGTTCTTCGGGCAAGGTTTTCAGTGTGTTCGCAGCGCCACCTATGTATGAAGCTGTCAAAGAAAGCCTTAAGACCGGGCTTCTTCTCGAGAGAACACCGGGGCAAAAATAACTGGACAGAAATGAAAGGAGGTGCAAATTAATACATTAGTTAATGTAGGCAAAATCGGTTGGCGTTATTATGCTGAGAAAGTCGCTTATCATAAAATTTTTGGTTCTGGCTGTCGCTTTGCCCTCCGCATGGCAGTTCAAGCTTGAAGAGCGTGGGCGGTATTTCCTCACCCCTTGGGATAGATTCAAAACTGACCCTATAGAAGCAAGTTCAGGGATTCGATGCCTCTCCTATGCTAAGGTTCCAGTAAACAGCTGGGCTGTGGTTAACTTTGACCTCGGAGTGGCATTTTTCTACGAGACCATTAATGGAGTTTATGTTTACGCACCGCGAGCGATTCCCTTCGATAGTATTTCCTATGCGATGCAGTATTCGCACTGGCGGAAGAATTTAAGGCAATTTCACAAGGAAAAGAAGCGTAAGGGCAAGCTTTTCGAGATACCTGCGGAACTGCCACCCAATGTTAGGGCGATAATAGGTACCGGTGGGGCGTCAATAGGTGTTAGCGGGGCGTATAGAATAACCATGTCAGGACGAAGCCAATGGACTGACCGCGAAGAGTTTTACGGGAGCAAGTGGCCTCAGCTTCAGATGGAGCAGGAATCGAATTTCAAAATAACGGGGAATATTGGTTCGAAGATAAAAGTGAATGTTGACCAAGATAGCCAGCGAGAAACTGACCTTGAGAATACTATAAACATAAAGTACACTGGCGAGGAAGACGATGTAGTTAGGTCAATTGAAGCTGGGAATACCACTTTGTCTCTTGAGGGCGCAGACCTCGTTGGATACAGCGAGCGTGTGCAGGGACTTTTTGGAATAAAGTCAGTTTTTCAGATAGGGGATTGGAACATTACGGTTATAGCGAGCCAGGAAAAAGGCAACACGCAAAAGGTAACAATCCATCCTACTGTCAAGCGGGAAGGTAGCCACAAGAATGATTTCGAGTATAAACGAAGAACTTACTTCTACATAGCTGACCAATATGTGAACAGGATTTACCAGCCCGGCGATTCCATAAGCCTTTTTGAGCTTTACATAAGCAATTATCAGGCTGCTACCAATCCAAATTCAATACATGGATATGCATTTGTTCAACAGATGAGAAATCCTGATGAACTACCCGAGGATTTGGATGAAATGGTTACGAGAACTGATAGTGTGGTCTCTGCGTATTTCGTGAAGGTGGATGAATCACAGTATAGAGTCGATAGGCTGCACGGCTGGTTCAGGCTCAACACTCCTGCGATGGATGCAGACATTATCGCAGCAAGATTCGTGATAAATCACTCCGACGGCACCGCAGACACATTCGGCTTTCCATTAGGCGATACGCTTTTGATACTCAAGCTTATAAAACCCTCCTATATGCAACCGTCTCATCCGTGCTGGGAGTATGAGTGGCGCAATGTTTACGAGCTTGGCTTAACCGATTTTGACCTTCAAACGGCATACATCAAGCTTTTCAGGCGAGTGGGAACGGACTCGTCGCAGTCGCTTCCTGAAAATGCCAATGTGTTTCTGCTTTCGCTTTACGGGATGGATTCTGTTGATATTAATGACCAGCCGAATCCTGATGGTCTTGTGGACCAGAAATTGATTTTCATCGACCCGGGACGCGGTGAGCTTATCTTTCCTGTACCCCATCCATTTGACCCTCGCGCGATAGATGTTATGCTGGTTCCATCTCTTGTTAATTACCCTGACTCACTGCGGAATCCCGCATTATACAACTCTACTGATGAAAATGAAATGGAACTTAATAGCAAGATGTTCATATACGCCGAGGTTGAGGGCTTGTCACAGCATCAATCGCTTGGTGCGTACAACATAATTCAGGGTAGCGAGGTGGTAACCCTAAACGGAGAGAGACTCAAGAGGGGTGTTGATTATAAGATAATTTACGAGACTGGCGAGATATATTTCCTTTCCGACAAAGCGAAAGTACCCAACGCCAACATTCAGATAACGTTTGAGGCACAGCCCTACTTTTCAATAAAGCAGAAGACATTGCTCGGGACGCGTGTGAAGTATGAACTGGGGGAGGATTCGTGGATAGGTTTTACCGGATTGTACAGAAGCATAAGCTCACCCACAGAACGGCCACGGGTGGGCGGCGAGCCCTCAAACGCATACATCGTAGACTCCGACCTGAGGCTTTCGTCCGAGGTGCCGTTCGTAACCAAGCTCGTGAATTCGATTCCGCTAATAGATACTGATGTCCCCTCACGACTTACGCTGAAGCTCGAGGCAGCCAAACTTTATTCTACGCCAAACACGATTGGGAAAGCATACATCGATGACTTCGAGAGCAGCAAAATAAGGAGTCCCATATCGATAAGGCGGACTATGTGGACTCCCAGTAGTGCACCATACGGATACGCTCACCAGCCACGAGCGCTCCTTAGATGGTATAATCCATATCATCGCGTTCCGAAGCGTGATATCTGGCCTAACATAGAGACCACCGCTCACGAAAGCAATGTGGATGTTCTGACCATTGAGTTTCACGATACCACCACTGTTCCGGGTGATTCTATGCCGTGGGCAGGGATTATGCAGTATATTCCTCAGGCCTTCCAGGAGCAGCGAGATGCGCAGTTTTTAGAGATATGGGTGCAGGGTGACAAGGGTGTGTTGACGATCGATATTGGCTGCATAAGCGAAGATATCGATGGCGACGGTGAACTTGATACCGAGGATAAGAAGATTAATGGTCGTTACGACAATATCTTGACGAAAGACGAGGATACAGGGCTTGATGGCATGTTCGATGACCAGGAACTCGACTATTACCTTACGACTGCCGGAGTTGATATAACCGGAATGTCGATAGAGCAAAAGAAGTCCAAGTTCAGAGAACTGTTTCCTGACCTCGACCCTGACGACCCGAGCGGAGATAATTGGGATTATTCAACCGATGACCCGGAGAACTACACTCATATAAACGGCACCGAGGGCAACAGTAGCGACCCCGCATACGGTGGAAGGCCAAAACCCGACACAGAGGATATAGATAGAAATGGCGTTCTGGACACAAGGAATGCATACTTTTCATATAGAATTGATTTGAGTTCAAAGCATTTCGAGGTTCCTGGAACGCGAAACGAGGCTACTGGATGGCGGCTATACAGAATTCCTTTGAGAGATTCGCTTTTCAGGTTTGTCGAGGACGGCAAAGTCTGGCGAAGAATAAAGGTTGGCGACCCTGACCCTTCATTCGCCACTATAAAATACATAAGACTTTGGTTAACTAATGTTGAGGGTGGCGAAGCCAAAGTCTCAATAGCGAGCATAGACTTTGTGCACAATCAGTGGCGCGAGGATTTTGATAATTTTGAAGTCGCTGTTAAAAACAGTCAGGAGGATTTGGATTACAATCCCCCGCCGGGAGTTTCCGGTGAGCGTGATCCCCAGACGGGATTGACACTCGCTGAGAGGTCCTTGGCGTTGATTTACGAATATCTGCCGCCGCATGATACAGTATATGCATACAAGGTCATACCTGCCCAGCAGGCTGAGGACTATACAAGGTATAAAAGGCTTACCATGTGGGTTCACTTCGACAGCGCCAAAGCTGATGGTGCTGCGCCGCAGTTGCTTTTCAGAATAGGAAGCAGCACCAACGACTACTACGAATACATAACATTTCCCCTCCACGATGGCTGGGATAGCGTTTACAACCGTGTCGTGATAGATTTTGACGAGCTAACCAATTTCAAGGAGCAGTATCTTCGCGCGAAGTCGGATACCGCAATCCCTGACATACCAAATATAAAACTTGCCAGTCACGGGCATGGTTACTATGTCATCCATGGCAACCCAACGCTTACCAATGTTACTCAACTTCAGATAGGGCTTATAAATCCTGACCCCAATTTCCCCATAAGTGGTGAGGTATGGTGCGACGAGCTTGTGGTCGAGGATGTCCGTGTTGACGATGGAGCTGCATATAAAGCAGAACTAACTCTTCAGGCGGCGGATTTCGCAAGGTTTAGCGCTACCTACGACCAGCGGGATGACGATTTCCATGAGCTAACGAGCATAAGCCCGAGGACAACATATTATGGTGGAAGATATAGATTTACTCGCGGAAGGGGATTACCCGAGCATTCGTTCCGAAAAACATGGCAATACAATGTAGGGTTCACATTAGGCAAATTTTTCCCGCCACGATGGAATGTATCGTTGCCGCTATCTATGAGCTGGAGTTTTACTACTGCATTGCCGAGATACAAAACTGGTTCTGATGTGGTTCTTTCTGATTCAGCAAGGCAGCTTGAGAAAACCACGCAAAGAAGCACGAACATAAGTCTTGCGGGCGTTGGAGCTGCACCCGAGAACAGGACAAAACTTATTGACTTGCTCGTTGTGCCAAACAGGTTAACCTATACTTACACTACATCTCAGCAGCATTCGCCGTCCACGCCTTTCTCTACCAATACGAGCTATTCGATTATTCACACATACAGTCTTAATCCGCGCGGCAAGGTTGGTTATGGTTACAGGAAATTCGGCACAACTGAGAAAGATACTACTTCCAAATCTGGCAACAGGCTTCTTTCAGTTTTAAAGGGAATTTTTATACCCACATCGATAAACCTTAACACAACCATTGAGGAACAGTCGAACCGCTCGCAGGACCGTTATGGCACCAGAAACAATGTATTCAGACGCAACCTTAAACACGACACTAAGCTTGGATTCGCTTTCGCAAAAGACCTGACGGGTGACTTCAACATACATCTTGAACGAGACATACATGACCCCAATTTCCTTGTGATAGGTTTGCCAACCATTGTGGGGCGTCCCGTAAGCAAGTCGATTAATTGGGGGTTGCACTGGACTCCGAGGTATCTTGAGTTTCTTTCCCAGAGATATGATATTAATTCAAAATATAACGAAAACACGCATTCTCCCACGCCGGGCACATTTGGCAATGTTTCTCAAACCCGAACGCTTAAAGCCGGCTATACGATAATGTGGAACAAATTTTTCAACAAAGCCAAGAAAGATGAGAAAATGAAGCGTTCGATAGCAAATTTGCTTTCCAAGCTCGATAACCTTAAAATAGACCTGGACTGGACAGCGAACATTTCCGCACCTAACTTGAGAAGTCGCCCGATAAAGCTCTTCCAGTTAGGTCTTACAGGTGACCCCGGAGTACCTTTTGTCAGCGATGTAGCTACCCGTCAACAGCCAAAAGTGGATAACACTCAGCGGGTAGATGCTAATACTGGTGCTAAACTGCCGCAGGATGTAAGAATTAGTATTTCGTATCATTTTACAAG is a genomic window of bacterium containing:
- a CDS encoding peptidylprolyl isomerase, which encodes MRKLIFTVALFLVFSSLISARWLSYRDDGTVDITIVAVVEQKPILSSELDQVVMSSGITPPEDSVEFFKLYAQVLSQIINEQLILEAARAESVQVDDELVEAEFNARWDSLINRFGGEEVLAESLKAEGMNINQFRVQLRQQIKDGLMKQTYIQKHLGFIEVSDDEVREFYELYKDSLPPLPRQFFIQAILIPPQDDSVCWKLARSDAYKAYELLKHGKPFKAVAESLSDDLNTRESGGYLGKFALEDIPKAFRAAVLKLGVGSFSKPLRGDRGYHIVRVLSRRGKKVELAHIFFERPSPEAAAMRIAMAVYDSARSGVEFTELVKKYSADSASAAKNGDVGWISEEALPKEMLAIIDSVGEGTVLPPVPERNGVAIYRIKTISPPRKLSLEKDMDILRRFAKQWKMNKRLEAIIDELKEKFYVEIRDKRLEPFLK
- a CDS encoding polyprenol monophosphomannose synthase; the protein is MKLRERDTSPINRVLIIMPTYNERDNIARIVPEVLKQDPRIDMLIIDDNSPDGTGEIADSIAEKNPRVKVIHREGKLGLGTAYVRGFKYSLEHDYDLTFEMDADFSHPVDKIPEMIRAAEEGYDLVIGSRWVEGGGIENWPKTRLLISKWASIYTRAITEMPIKDTTAGFQAFRKRVLKALDLDSIHSDGYSFQIETKFKVWRKGFHIKEIPIIFKDREHGTSKFSKRIIIEAFFMVWWLRFELFFGKI
- a CDS encoding glycosyltransferase family 2 protein, encoding MQNSSEKIDTKASKAEAKETFDLAVVVVNYNTRLHLKRCLVSLKENPFTKGTFRVVVVDNGSKDGSVAMVEREFPWVMLIKNSRNLGFAKGCNQGIKAVRAKYYLLLNSDAAILDDALDVLFEFMEKNPDIGASGGLIYTDDGKIQPSTLIFPKYTNLLFSRSSIFSKIPALKKRMQRLRRVPDFISDVEALAGGFLMLRSEALKQVGLLDERFFIYLEDIDICRRLRKAGWRVVFNPNARILHSWGASSKKRRAKSFFWHHLSMFKYFQKHYPYLLPLNLLLFLGLMTHYVTWFFLYSVSEFSRNGKPADILKFDIKNSSSSEVSDVQDSSGKRVRG
- the asnS gene encoding asparagine--tRNA ligase is translated as MFRIAQAKEFVGKEVRVKGWLYNKRSKGKILFFIIRDGSGYIQAVAVKGESPDKAFELYDELGLESSIIVDGIVRQEPRAPGGYELALTNIEPIQIVRDYPIQKKEHGVAFLMDHRHLWIRSRKQRAILRIRDEVERAIIDFFHERGFVRIDTPILTPTAAEGTTTLFETQYFDLGKAYLAQTGQLYLEAAIFAHGLVYNFGPTFRAEKSKTRRHLMEFWMIEAEEAFYDFEDNLRLQEDFVSYIVSRALHNCKDELEILERDTTNLKKVSPPFERITYDEAIKLLKADGFQIEWGEDFGGDEETAISSHFEKPVFVTDYPRKIKAFYMKENPERPELVKCADLLATEGYGEIIGGSQREDDYDKLLARMKEFGLPIEPYQWYLDLRKYGSVPHSGFGLGLERTIAWITGISHVREAIPFPRVLYRIYP
- a CDS encoding sodium:calcium antiporter, which gives rise to MFSIFASWGALEIILGIIAVAGVIIIIGSRLTKIADELAQLTGLSSSWIGIIFLALITSMPELVSSITAVATGSPDIGIGNVFGSNMFNMFIIAILDFLQGPGPLMLSVSATQILPAALGIFLMAIAALGIFAAKNMASGITSEGIGWFFSMLIFAAWIIGTYIIFKSEQETVSDEAYFRKRKKARIGGIIAEFSVDALIIIIAGVLLIGLAEQLSRTELAFGSFRFSLKESFIGTMIVAVITSLPELVVSISAYRIGAVNMAIANLFGSNTYNMVLIPIMDVVGRKSVLVAASPVHILAAGFGIVLISIAIMGVIYRSRKSFLYLGWDALTILAFYLFGAYMLFQVAIQPIQGTI
- a CDS encoding EutN/CcmL family microcompartment protein, whose translation is MKLARVEGKIYCTALDPKLIGVKLYVIQPLNENLEPMGKKIIAADGVGAQEGQIVFWVGAREAATCITPEEKPIDAGIVGIVDEV
- the sprA gene encoding cell surface protein SprA, encoding MLRKSLIIKFLVLAVALPSAWQFKLEERGRYFLTPWDRFKTDPIEASSGIRCLSYAKVPVNSWAVVNFDLGVAFFYETINGVYVYAPRAIPFDSISYAMQYSHWRKNLRQFHKEKKRKGKLFEIPAELPPNVRAIIGTGGASIGVSGAYRITMSGRSQWTDREEFYGSKWPQLQMEQESNFKITGNIGSKIKVNVDQDSQRETDLENTINIKYTGEEDDVVRSIEAGNTTLSLEGADLVGYSERVQGLFGIKSVFQIGDWNITVIASQEKGNTQKVTIHPTVKREGSHKNDFEYKRRTYFYIADQYVNRIYQPGDSISLFELYISNYQAATNPNSIHGYAFVQQMRNPDELPEDLDEMVTRTDSVVSAYFVKVDESQYRVDRLHGWFRLNTPAMDADIIAARFVINHSDGTADTFGFPLGDTLLILKLIKPSYMQPSHPCWEYEWRNVYELGLTDFDLQTAYIKLFRRVGTDSSQSLPENANVFLLSLYGMDSVDINDQPNPDGLVDQKLIFIDPGRGELIFPVPHPFDPRAIDVMLVPSLVNYPDSLRNPALYNSTDENEMELNSKMFIYAEVEGLSQHQSLGAYNIIQGSEVVTLNGERLKRGVDYKIIYETGEIYFLSDKAKVPNANIQITFEAQPYFSIKQKTLLGTRVKYELGEDSWIGFTGLYRSISSPTERPRVGGEPSNAYIVDSDLRLSSEVPFVTKLVNSIPLIDTDVPSRLTLKLEAAKLYSTPNTIGKAYIDDFESSKIRSPISIRRTMWTPSSAPYGYAHQPRALLRWYNPYHRVPKRDIWPNIETTAHESNVDVLTIEFHDTTTVPGDSMPWAGIMQYIPQAFQEQRDAQFLEIWVQGDKGVLTIDIGCISEDIDGDGELDTEDKKINGRYDNILTKDEDTGLDGMFDDQELDYYLTTAGVDITGMSIEQKKSKFRELFPDLDPDDPSGDNWDYSTDDPENYTHINGTEGNSSDPAYGGRPKPDTEDIDRNGVLDTRNAYFSYRIDLSSKHFEVPGTRNEATGWRLYRIPLRDSLFRFVEDGKVWRRIKVGDPDPSFATIKYIRLWLTNVEGGEAKVSIASIDFVHNQWREDFDNFEVAVKNSQEDLDYNPPPGVSGERDPQTGLTLAERSLALIYEYLPPHDTVYAYKVIPAQQAEDYTRYKRLTMWVHFDSAKADGAAPQLLFRIGSSTNDYYEYITFPLHDGWDSVYNRVVIDFDELTNFKEQYLRAKSDTAIPDIPNIKLASHGHGYYVIHGNPTLTNVTQLQIGLINPDPNFPISGEVWCDELVVEDVRVDDGAAYKAELTLQAADFARFSATYDQRDDDFHELTSISPRTTYYGGRYRFTRGRGLPEHSFRKTWQYNVGFTLGKFFPPRWNVSLPLSMSWSFTTALPRYKTGSDVVLSDSARQLEKTTQRSTNISLAGVGAAPENRTKLIDLLVVPNRLTYTYTTSQQHSPSTPFSTNTSYSIIHTYSLNPRGKVGYGYRKFGTTEKDTTSKSGNRLLSVLKGIFIPTSINLNTTIEEQSNRSQDRYGTRNNVFRRNLKHDTKLGFAFAKDLTGDFNIHLERDIHDPNFLVIGLPTIVGRPVSKSINWGLHWTPRYLEFLSQRYDINSKYNENTHSPTPGTFGNVSQTRTLKAGYTIMWNKFFNKAKKDEKMKRSIANLLSKLDNLKIDLDWTANISAPNLRSRPIKLFQLGLTGDPGVPFVSDVATRQQPKVDNTQRVDANTGAKLPQDVRISISYHFTRQSVQSTSNNTKTISHTLPELTARWGFFNKLKFFKLFARSVSARSNWVRKVTTGYTNDQFSNRKVESRLSPLLGMNFTLKGGWSVDLKFNWETSLSENFNGVTIGYSRQSNKSLDVIARYTLRAQKGIKIPLLGSITLENNLNITINTTYSVNIIESWNSANPVKTKTQDRARLTIRPQLSYNLSRNATAGMEIEITEDTDRRFEHITTHIRDVRIWVLFNFGGSRGISPGGFFRR